A genomic window from Acidimicrobiales bacterium includes:
- a CDS encoding ABC transporter ATP-binding protein, producing MALLTVQGVTMRYGGRESSSTQVVLEDISFDLSEREFLVVIGPSGCGKTTLLHLIAGFAHPVGGRIELQGRPVREPGSDRVVVFQQPWLYPWLSVRENVAFGLSLAGRRKVDWDKVDSMIAVVGLAGFERHAPYELSGGMQQRVALARALVMSPKILLMDEPFGALDAQTRHQLQEFLLKLWEELDVAVVFITHDIEEAILLGDRILVMGARPGRIALELDVKLSRPRDEATTLSPAFIELRRRALDTLREVSLGAAGIRVQAS from the coding sequence ATGGCGCTGCTGACCGTCCAGGGCGTCACGATGCGCTACGGCGGACGGGAGTCCTCGAGCACGCAGGTCGTGCTCGAGGACATCTCGTTCGACCTGAGCGAGCGTGAGTTCCTCGTCGTGATCGGCCCTAGCGGCTGCGGCAAGACGACCCTGCTCCACCTGATCGCCGGCTTCGCCCACCCGGTCGGCGGCCGGATCGAGCTCCAGGGCCGGCCGGTTCGCGAGCCCGGCTCGGACCGCGTCGTCGTGTTCCAGCAGCCCTGGCTGTACCCGTGGCTGAGCGTTCGCGAGAACGTGGCCTTCGGGCTCAGCCTCGCCGGCCGCCGCAAGGTGGACTGGGACAAGGTCGACTCGATGATCGCCGTCGTCGGGCTCGCGGGCTTCGAGCGGCACGCCCCCTACGAGCTCTCCGGCGGCATGCAGCAGCGCGTCGCGCTCGCCCGTGCCCTCGTGATGTCGCCGAAGATCCTGCTCATGGACGAGCCCTTCGGGGCCCTGGACGCGCAGACCCGCCATCAGCTGCAGGAGTTCCTCCTCAAGCTCTGGGAGGAGCTCGACGTCGCCGTCGTCTTCATCACGCACGACATCGAGGAGGCGATCCTGCTCGGGGACCGGATCCTCGTGATGGGCGCCCGGCCGGGTCGGATCGCCCTCGAGCTCGACGTGAAGCTGTCGAGGCCGCGTGACGAGGCGACGACGCTCTCGCCCGCCTTCATCGAGCTGCGGCGCCGGGCCCTCGACACGTTGCGAGAGGTCTCCCTCGGCGCCGCCGGCATCCGGGTGCAGGCGAGCTAG